One Halolamina litorea genomic window carries:
- a CDS encoding flippase activity-associated protein Agl23, whose translation MRRLDRIERAVLALAALAVVARFIGLGTRPFHWDEARVGYWTLRSLDTGVYEYRPVAGGPFLYVVGRWLFGLGLTSDAAARVPVALIGGLLPLAALLFRRATLVDDDGTEESGETLVDTARLPRVGLSDAETVALALLLAVAPPLLYYSRVLRGDLPLAAFSLVAVGFALRARVRGDRRSVYAAAGAFGLALTTSGFVLATVLCWLLAAVLTVDEARLRGTDLATVRARASGLASWLVGRQVALLRGIVVALATAMFFYVPRGWTDLGRPSTVLTALDAGTVGAVERFLSVRVLGRHSPPTYTNDHPLLPFVVGNAEVLVAAALPVVGLAVYGFFRERYAGTRRPVVAFTTYWAGAGLLLYPVATEVNEPWVALHPLVPAAVPAAVGIVALWRHASAAVDAADAARLAAALLLLSAAGVHTGAVVAGEVYDEPAPEDSLPGYAQPGSEMHAVVENMSVAITANGGTDVLYVGEGLAVGDEATLAQPPVPEAEQDAFARRLPFAWYVERADAETSSVAAPDAVPDSAPPVVVTTPEYRGTLTRQLTGYERYQVDTGLTDRTLVVFVNV comes from the coding sequence ATGCGCCGACTCGATCGGATCGAGCGGGCCGTCCTCGCGTTGGCGGCGCTCGCGGTGGTGGCCCGCTTCATCGGCCTCGGGACGCGGCCGTTCCACTGGGACGAGGCCCGCGTGGGCTACTGGACGCTGCGCTCGCTCGATACCGGCGTCTACGAGTACCGCCCCGTGGCCGGCGGGCCGTTCCTCTACGTCGTCGGCCGGTGGCTGTTCGGCCTCGGCCTGACGAGCGACGCCGCCGCCCGGGTCCCCGTCGCGCTGATCGGTGGCCTGCTGCCCCTCGCCGCGCTCCTGTTCCGTCGTGCGACGCTCGTCGACGACGACGGGACCGAGGAGTCCGGCGAGACCCTCGTGGACACCGCACGACTGCCCCGTGTCGGCCTCTCCGACGCCGAAACGGTCGCCCTCGCCCTCCTGCTCGCCGTGGCCCCGCCGCTACTCTACTACTCCCGCGTCCTCCGCGGGGACCTCCCGCTGGCGGCGTTCTCCTTGGTCGCCGTCGGCTTCGCCCTGCGGGCACGGGTCCGTGGTGACCGCCGTTCGGTGTACGCCGCCGCCGGCGCGTTCGGGCTCGCACTCACCACGTCGGGGTTCGTCCTCGCAACCGTTCTCTGCTGGCTGCTCGCGGCCGTACTGACCGTCGACGAGGCGCGACTCCGCGGCACCGACCTCGCGACGGTCAGGGCCCGCGCAAGTGGGCTGGCTTCGTGGCTCGTCGGCAGGCAGGTCGCGCTGCTCCGTGGGATCGTCGTCGCGCTGGCCACCGCGATGTTCTTCTACGTTCCGCGGGGCTGGACCGACCTCGGCCGCCCGTCGACGGTGCTGACGGCGCTCGACGCTGGCACCGTCGGCGCCGTCGAACGCTTCCTCTCGGTTCGGGTGTTGGGCCGACACTCCCCCCCGACGTACACGAACGACCACCCGCTGCTCCCCTTCGTCGTCGGCAACGCCGAGGTGCTCGTCGCGGCGGCGCTGCCGGTCGTCGGCCTCGCCGTCTACGGCTTCTTCCGGGAGCGCTACGCCGGCACCCGCCGACCGGTTGTCGCGTTCACGACCTACTGGGCCGGTGCCGGGCTACTGCTCTATCCGGTGGCGACCGAGGTGAACGAGCCGTGGGTCGCGCTCCACCCGCTCGTTCCGGCGGCAGTCCCCGCCGCAGTCGGAATCGTGGCACTCTGGCGACACGCGAGCGCCGCCGTCGACGCCGCCGACGCCGCCCGACTCGCCGCGGCGCTCCTGTTGCTCTCCGCCGCCGGGGTTCACACCGGTGCGGTCGTCGCCGGTGAGGTGTACGACGAGCCGGCACCCGAGGACTCGCTGCCGGGGTACGCACAGCCCGGCTCGGAGATGCACGCCGTCGTCGAGAACATGTCCGTCGCCATCACCGCCAACGGCGGCACCGACGTGCTCTACGTCGGCGAGGGCCTCGCCGTCGGGGACGAGGCGACGCTCGCCCAGCCGCCGGTACCCGAAGCCGAGCAGGACGCCTTCGCCCGACGCCTCCCCTTCGCGTGGTACGTCGAGCGCGCCGACGCCGAGACGTCGAGTGTCGCCGCGCCCGATGCGGTGCCCGACAGCGCGCCACCCGTCGTCGTCACGACGCCGGAGTACCGCGGGACCCTGACCCGACAGCTCACCGGCTACGAGCGCTACCAGGTGGACACGGGACTGACCGACCGCACGCTGGTCGTGTTCGTGAACGTCTGA
- a CDS encoding ribosome assembly factor SBDS — MIPLDEAVTARLESHGERFEVLIDPDAALAMKRGEFDGDLEDVIAAEDVFENASRGDRPAEADLEEVFGTTDPMEIIPEIVERGEIQITAEQRKEMEEQKHNALINKIARNAVNPQMDNAPHPPERIERALEEAGFHIDPMEPVESQVDDALDALRPVIPIRFDEITVAVNVPPDYAGSAQAKIRQYGDLEREEWQADGSWIGVVTFPAGMQNDFYDLVNEETSGEAETSIVKEKDDLKTR; from the coding sequence ATGATTCCGCTTGACGAAGCCGTCACCGCCCGGCTCGAGTCCCACGGCGAGCGCTTCGAGGTGCTCATCGACCCCGACGCCGCCCTTGCGATGAAACGCGGGGAGTTCGACGGCGATTTGGAGGACGTGATCGCCGCCGAGGACGTCTTCGAGAACGCCTCACGGGGCGACCGACCCGCCGAGGCCGACCTCGAGGAAGTGTTCGGCACGACCGACCCGATGGAGATCATTCCGGAGATCGTCGAACGCGGGGAGATCCAGATCACCGCCGAGCAGCGCAAGGAGATGGAGGAGCAGAAGCACAACGCGCTGATCAACAAGATCGCCCGGAACGCGGTCAACCCCCAGATGGACAACGCCCCCCACCCGCCCGAGCGCATCGAGCGGGCGCTGGAGGAGGCCGGCTTCCACATCGATCCGATGGAACCCGTGGAGTCACAGGTCGACGACGCCCTCGACGCGCTCCGCCCGGTGATCCCGATCCGCTTCGACGAGATCACCGTCGCGGTCAACGTCCCGCCGGACTACGCGGGCAGCGCACAGGCGAAGATCCGCCAGTACGGCGACCTCGAACGCGAGGAGTGGCAGGCCGACGGCTCGTGGATCGGCGTCGTCACCTTCCCCGCGGGGATGCAGAACGACTTCTACGACCTCGTCAACGAGGAGACCAGCGGCGAGGCCGAGACGAGCATCGTCAAGGAGAAAGACGACCTGAAGACCAGATAG
- a CDS encoding universal stress protein, with amino-acid sequence MYDDILVPTDGSPAATAAIDHAISLAKTYDATVHALYVVDASAFSSIEAGSELVIDALEEEGQHAVEEITAAAEAAGIDVVTHVVSGTAYRRILDYVDDEGIDLIVMGTHGRSGVERFLLGSVTERVVRTADVPVLTIRQGGKDEGEDGE; translated from the coding sequence ATGTACGACGACATCCTCGTTCCGACCGACGGAAGCCCGGCCGCGACCGCCGCCATCGACCACGCCATCTCGCTGGCGAAGACCTACGACGCCACGGTCCACGCGCTGTACGTCGTCGACGCGAGCGCGTTCTCCTCGATCGAGGCGGGCTCTGAACTCGTGATCGACGCCCTCGAGGAGGAGGGCCAGCACGCCGTCGAAGAGATCACCGCCGCCGCCGAAGCGGCGGGCATCGACGTCGTCACCCACGTCGTCTCGGGGACGGCCTACCGACGCATCCTCGACTACGTCGACGACGAGGGGATCGACCTCATCGTCATGGGGACCCACGGCCGCAGCGGCGTCGAGCGGTTCCTCCTCGGAAGCGTCACCGAGCGCGTCGTCCGTACCGCCGACGTCCCCGTCCTCACGATCCGGCAGGGCGGCAAGGACGAGGGCGAGGACGGCGAGTAG
- a CDS encoding FUN14 domain-containing protein, whose translation MDPVVLQLDLDFQQLGIEAGTGAVVGALIGFAAKKVAKIIAVLVGLEMALFKFLESRGIITVDWDRLTAGIIGAGQDAASGTPPSWLETILSTISVSAGFTGGFFVGWRRA comes from the coding sequence ATGGATCCCGTCGTGTTGCAGCTCGACCTCGATTTCCAACAGCTCGGCATCGAAGCCGGTACAGGGGCGGTCGTCGGCGCCCTGATCGGGTTCGCTGCGAAGAAGGTGGCCAAGATCATCGCCGTGCTGGTCGGCCTAGAGATGGCGCTGTTCAAGTTCCTCGAGTCCCGCGGGATCATCACCGTGGACTGGGACCGGCTGACTGCGGGGATCATCGGCGCCGGACAGGACGCCGCCTCGGGGACGCCGCCGTCGTGGCTCGAGACGATCCTCTCGACGATCTCCGTCTCCGCCGGCTTCACCGGCGGCTTCTTCGTCGGCTGGCGGCGCGCCTGA
- a CDS encoding carbonic anhydrase: MDETFLTMLERNADHADAFEERFDGLVHEQHPEAVTVSCSDSRVLQDGIWGNDEPGWLFTCGNIGNRVVQRTDAGPRVSGDVLYPLAHTGTDVAVVVGHTGCGAVTATYDHLTDGLSEPPGIEHCIDLLAPGLASGVERLPDELTREAAVNHLVEYNVDRQVEFLLESEDVPDSVEVLGVVYDFQNAYDGKRGEVHVINVDGETDPTTLRETYPEIASRVERRWTY, from the coding sequence ATGGACGAGACCTTCCTGACCATGCTCGAACGCAACGCCGACCACGCCGACGCGTTCGAGGAGCGGTTCGACGGCCTCGTGCACGAACAGCACCCCGAGGCGGTCACGGTCTCCTGTTCGGACTCCCGGGTGCTACAGGACGGGATCTGGGGGAACGACGAGCCGGGCTGGCTGTTCACCTGCGGGAACATCGGCAACCGTGTCGTCCAGCGAACGGACGCCGGCCCGCGGGTTTCCGGTGACGTGCTCTACCCGCTCGCCCACACCGGCACTGACGTTGCTGTCGTCGTCGGCCACACGGGCTGTGGCGCGGTGACGGCGACGTACGACCACCTCACCGACGGGCTCTCGGAGCCGCCCGGAATCGAACACTGCATCGACCTGCTCGCGCCGGGGCTGGCGTCCGGCGTCGAGCGACTTCCCGACGAACTCACCCGGGAGGCCGCGGTCAACCACCTCGTCGAGTACAACGTCGACCGGCAGGTCGAGTTCCTTCTGGAGAGCGAGGACGTCCCCGACAGCGTGGAGGTCCTCGGCGTCGTCTACGACTTTCAGAACGCCTACGACGGCAAGCGCGGGGAGGTCCACGTTATCAACGTCGACGGCGAGACCGATCCAACGACGCTGCGGGAGACCTACCCCGAAATCGCTTCACGCGTCGAGCGTCGCTGGACGTACTGA
- a CDS encoding DUF2797 domain-containing protein: MQFVGYDSGDVDGSQRLSSANQNALRSGDGGLLLADAGEVEYVDLTPGTEIAYTLGERHCAGVVDDGEHVACDADGAPYCDQHSHVWVCARCTGDCLKDEMDCFEDHAVYLAAFAPDTFKVGVTREWRLETRLLEQGADRAAHIRTVDDGRAARRIEAGIAERIRDRIRVPTKIDGLGGAVDDDAWRSLLADFDPIETFEFDYGLDLEGRPVAETMASGTVRGVKGRILLLDRGGSTYAVDLRELVGYEVTEGASEREMQSSLGAFG, translated from the coding sequence GTGCAGTTCGTGGGCTACGATTCGGGTGACGTTGACGGGAGCCAGCGGCTCTCGTCCGCCAACCAGAACGCTTTGCGGTCTGGTGATGGCGGCCTCCTGCTCGCCGACGCCGGCGAGGTCGAGTACGTCGATCTGACGCCCGGCACCGAGATCGCCTACACGCTGGGTGAGCGCCACTGTGCCGGCGTCGTCGACGACGGCGAGCACGTTGCCTGTGACGCCGACGGCGCGCCGTACTGTGACCAGCACAGCCACGTGTGGGTCTGTGCGCGCTGTACGGGCGACTGTCTGAAAGACGAGATGGACTGCTTCGAGGACCACGCGGTCTACCTCGCGGCCTTCGCCCCGGACACGTTCAAGGTCGGCGTCACCCGCGAGTGGCGCCTCGAAACACGCTTGCTGGAGCAGGGTGCCGACCGCGCAGCCCACATCAGGACCGTCGACGACGGCCGTGCCGCCCGGCGGATCGAGGCCGGGATCGCCGAGCGCATCCGCGACCGGATCAGGGTGCCGACGAAGATCGACGGCCTCGGCGGCGCCGTCGACGACGACGCGTGGCGGTCGCTGCTGGCCGATTTCGACCCGATCGAGACGTTCGAGTTCGACTACGGCCTCGACCTTGAGGGGCGACCGGTCGCCGAGACGATGGCCAGCGGCACCGTTCGCGGCGTGAAGGGACGGATCCTCCTGCTGGACCGCGGCGGTAGCACCTACGCGGTTGACCTGCGGGAGTTGGTCGGCTACGAGGTGACCGAGGGGGCGAGCGAACGCGAGATGCAGTCCAGTTTGGGCGCTTTCGGCTGA
- a CDS encoding WD40/YVTN/BNR-like repeat-containing protein, protein MWDTGAGTREPAWEPAETEFEIDLFDVVHTVEGPYAVGASGTLVADTGSGWDVVFDDGPATREAQLQAADVTADGRRVWMVGTSGVVACYDVEQARKFDYSSPDGMTSTWEGVAVAGRKGREKVLAANGSGEVLPFLVDGFEIDWGQPRKPAGKGANVAALAASPDGVGYAIDTAGNAFKTTQREGWAEIGILDSQLKLHDIHAGANGRVYVAAGDGNVYRYDDSYESWTPIGVTDGIALRAIDVAVYENGTGEMVVVGDDGSLYERVGDERWVKQPTPVDATLHGLSVGDLDVAVGTGGTVLERPQSTRYDRSSADGDTYDGRGETYDEPTDRRRTADADDAADGSDSEDGDAVGDGDDASDLTTGEVLVVLADELDIEELSSAAGYNTTEIQQRLIELADEVGVDPTRVRSALATDGGNDS, encoded by the coding sequence ATGTGGGATACGGGTGCGGGTACGCGAGAGCCGGCGTGGGAACCGGCCGAGACCGAGTTCGAGATCGACCTGTTCGACGTGGTTCACACCGTCGAGGGGCCGTACGCGGTCGGCGCCAGCGGGACGCTGGTCGCCGACACCGGCTCGGGCTGGGACGTCGTCTTCGACGACGGCCCCGCGACGCGGGAGGCACAGCTACAGGCCGCCGACGTGACCGCCGACGGCCGGCGGGTCTGGATGGTCGGGACCTCCGGCGTCGTCGCGTGTTACGACGTGGAACAGGCACGGAAGTTCGACTACTCCTCCCCCGACGGGATGACCTCGACGTGGGAGGGCGTCGCCGTCGCCGGCCGGAAGGGTCGGGAGAAAGTTCTCGCGGCGAACGGTTCCGGGGAGGTCCTGCCGTTCCTCGTCGACGGCTTCGAGATCGATTGGGGCCAACCCCGCAAGCCCGCGGGCAAGGGGGCGAACGTCGCTGCGCTCGCGGCCAGCCCCGACGGCGTCGGCTACGCGATCGACACCGCGGGCAACGCGTTCAAGACGACCCAGCGGGAGGGCTGGGCCGAGATCGGTATCCTCGACTCCCAACTCAAGCTTCACGACATCCACGCCGGGGCGAACGGGCGTGTCTACGTCGCCGCCGGCGACGGCAACGTCTACCGCTACGACGACTCCTACGAGAGTTGGACCCCCATCGGGGTCACCGACGGGATCGCCCTGCGGGCCATCGACGTCGCGGTGTACGAGAACGGCACCGGCGAGATGGTCGTGGTCGGCGACGACGGCTCCCTCTACGAACGGGTCGGCGACGAGCGCTGGGTCAAACAGCCCACCCCCGTCGATGCGACGCTCCACGGTCTCAGCGTGGGCGACCTCGATGTGGCGGTCGGCACGGGCGGGACCGTGCTCGAACGCCCACAGTCGACCCGCTACGACCGGAGTTCGGCAGACGGGGACACCTACGACGGCCGCGGCGAGACCTACGACGAACCGACCGACCGTCGGCGGACGGCCGATGCCGACGACGCCGCCGACGGGAGCGACAGCGAGGACGGGGACGCGGTGGGCGACGGCGACGACGCCAGCGACCTCACGACCGGCGAAGTGCTCGTCGTGCTCGCCGACGAACTGGACATCGAGGAACTCTCCTCGGCGGCGGGCTACAACACGACCGAGATCCAGCAGCGCCTGATCGAACTGGCCGACGAGGTCGGTGTCGACCCCACGCGGGTCCGCAGTGCGCTGGCCACCGACGGCGGGAACGACTCGTAA
- a CDS encoding WD40/YVTN/BNR-like repeat-containing protein has product MWQNGEGGNEPEWRTVETEFNINLFGTVQTVEGPYAVGEGGHLVADRGDGWEVIFDDGPSTRQNQLRAMDVTDDGKRVWMVGSSGAMACYDVEERKKFDYSYPNEMTSTWEAIAVCGDRGNEKVLAANGSGEVLPFIISGYDVNWEPMSKPAGKGSNVAALAATPDGVGFAVDTSGNAFKTTPEGWEDIGVVNAQVKFYDVYAGENEEVYIAAGDGRVYRYDDSYNDWTPIGVTDETSMRSIDVYEQDGERQMVVLGNNGSVFQRDDGDRWEEIPSPTSAALFDLSLGSPDIAVGKAGTVIERPRGTTRDAGSSPDGDEFDGRGENDDGDQYGSDEDGSTSENGTTDGTAGDDPTEDDTADDTTEDEQTADDEESRSDEEIIAEIVDLLQELSDGDDDDLSLSDLFS; this is encoded by the coding sequence ATGTGGCAAAACGGCGAGGGTGGGAACGAGCCGGAGTGGCGTACAGTCGAGACCGAGTTCAACATCAACCTCTTCGGGACGGTACAGACCGTCGAAGGGCCCTACGCGGTCGGTGAGGGTGGACATCTCGTCGCCGACCGTGGGGATGGCTGGGAGGTAATCTTCGACGACGGCCCGTCGACGCGGCAAAACCAACTGCGCGCGATGGACGTGACCGACGACGGCAAGCGGGTCTGGATGGTCGGCTCCTCGGGGGCGATGGCGTGTTACGACGTGGAGGAGCGCAAGAAGTTCGACTACTCCTACCCCAACGAGATGACCTCGACGTGGGAGGCTATCGCCGTCTGTGGCGACCGGGGTAACGAGAAGGTGCTCGCCGCGAACGGCTCCGGCGAGGTGCTGCCGTTCATCATCAGCGGCTACGACGTGAACTGGGAGCCGATGTCCAAGCCCGCCGGGAAGGGCTCGAACGTCGCCGCGCTGGCGGCGACGCCCGACGGCGTCGGCTTCGCCGTCGACACCTCCGGGAACGCGTTCAAGACGACGCCGGAGGGCTGGGAGGACATCGGCGTCGTCAACGCTCAGGTGAAGTTCTACGACGTCTACGCCGGCGAGAACGAGGAGGTGTACATCGCAGCCGGCGACGGCCGGGTCTACCGCTACGACGACTCCTACAACGACTGGACGCCCATCGGCGTCACCGACGAGACGTCGATGCGCTCCATCGACGTCTACGAGCAGGACGGCGAGCGACAGATGGTCGTGCTGGGGAACAACGGCAGCGTCTTCCAGCGCGACGACGGCGACCGGTGGGAGGAGATCCCCTCGCCCACAAGCGCCGCGCTGTTCGACCTGAGCCTCGGTTCGCCCGACATCGCCGTCGGGAAGGCCGGCACGGTCATCGAGCGACCACGCGGCACCACCCGCGACGCCGGCAGTTCGCCCGACGGCGACGAGTTCGACGGTCGAGGCGAGAACGACGACGGTGACCAGTACGGGAGCGACGAGGACGGCTCCACGTCCGAAAACGGCACGACCGACGGGACGGCTGGCGACGACCCGACGGAAGACGACACGGCCGACGACACCACCGAGGACGAGCAGACGGCCGACGACGAGGAGTCACGCTCCGACGAGGAGATCATCGCGGAGATCGTCGACCTGCTGCAGGAACTCAGCGACGGCGACGATGACGACCTGTCGCTGTCGGACCTGTTCTCGTAA
- a CDS encoding transcription initiation factor IIB: MERPSRERQRESESESESAEEVLTCPECNSDEVVTDDDQGELVCDDCGLVLDERQIDRGPEWRAFNHSERQSKSRVGAPITETMHDRGLTTTIDWKDKDAYGRSLSSEKRSQMHRLRKWQERIRTKDAGERNLQFALSEVDRMASALGVPRSVREVASVIYRRALNEDLIRGRSIEGVATAALYAACRQEGIPRSLDEVAEVSRVPQKEIGRTYRYISQELGLELKPVDPKQFVPRFASELGLSEEVQSKATEIIDVSAEQGLLSGKSPTGFAAAAIYAASLLCNEKKTQREVADVAQVTEVTIRNRYQEQIEAMGFR; the protein is encoded by the coding sequence ATGGAACGTCCGAGCCGGGAGCGACAGCGGGAGTCCGAGTCCGAGTCCGAGTCGGCCGAGGAGGTGCTTACCTGTCCGGAGTGTAACTCAGACGAGGTCGTCACCGACGACGACCAGGGCGAACTCGTCTGTGACGACTGTGGCCTCGTGCTCGACGAGCGCCAGATCGACCGCGGGCCGGAGTGGCGCGCGTTCAACCACTCCGAGCGCCAGAGTAAGTCCCGCGTCGGTGCCCCCATCACCGAGACCATGCACGACCGCGGACTGACGACGACCATCGACTGGAAGGACAAGGACGCCTACGGTCGAAGCCTCTCCTCCGAGAAGCGCAGTCAGATGCACCGTCTTCGGAAGTGGCAGGAACGCATTCGGACGAAGGACGCCGGCGAGCGGAACCTCCAGTTCGCGCTTTCGGAGGTCGACCGCATGGCCTCTGCCCTCGGCGTCCCCCGGTCGGTGCGCGAGGTGGCGTCGGTGATCTATCGGCGCGCGCTCAACGAGGACCTGATCCGCGGGCGCTCCATCGAGGGCGTCGCCACCGCCGCACTCTATGCGGCCTGCCGACAGGAGGGGATCCCGCGGAGCCTCGACGAGGTCGCCGAAGTCTCCCGCGTCCCCCAGAAGGAGATCGGCCGCACCTACCGCTACATCTCCCAAGAACTCGGCCTCGAACTCAAGCCGGTCGACCCCAAGCAGTTCGTGCCGCGCTTCGCCTCCGAACTCGGACTCAGCGAGGAGGTACAGTCGAAGGCCACGGAGATCATCGACGTATCCGCCGAGCAGGGTTTGCTCTCGGGGAAATCCCCGACGGGATTCGCCGCCGCGGCCATCTACGCGGCGTCGCTGCTCTGTAACGAGAAGAAGACCCAGCGCGAGGTCGCCGACGTGGCCCAGGTGACCGAGGTCACCATCCGGAACCGCTATCAGGAACAGATCGAAGCGATGGGCTTCCGCTAA
- a CDS encoding rubrerythrin family protein: MEGATFRAAVEGTADDELARIGADGLLIAVCGGKPTERDLLEAAATSEHAAHRTFSEWATDEPNDRASEAFAAVADREATHRERVLAAIDGAYEPVDGGALHTYLRGREGALVRVAAGMVGRGLVVDRTHGQLASFFADAGDDTRAALFRELRTETVAGTDRGVALLETLCDSAADWADARGVAAYTVQIAVDDYADALDRASVGSEGDNRC, translated from the coding sequence ATGGAGGGCGCGACGTTCCGGGCGGCCGTCGAGGGGACGGCGGACGACGAACTGGCCCGGATCGGCGCCGACGGCCTGTTGATTGCCGTCTGTGGCGGCAAGCCGACCGAACGTGACCTCCTCGAAGCCGCGGCGACCTCCGAACACGCTGCCCACCGCACGTTCTCGGAGTGGGCGACTGACGAGCCGAACGACCGCGCCAGCGAGGCGTTCGCGGCCGTCGCCGACCGGGAGGCGACCCACCGCGAGCGCGTGCTCGCGGCGATTGACGGCGCGTACGAACCGGTCGACGGCGGCGCGCTCCACACGTACCTCCGCGGCCGTGAGGGCGCGCTCGTTCGCGTCGCGGCGGGGATGGTCGGCCGCGGACTGGTGGTGGATCGAACTCACGGCCAGTTGGCCTCGTTTTTCGCCGACGCCGGCGACGACACACGGGCCGCGCTGTTTCGAGAACTCCGGACCGAGACGGTCGCGGGAACGGATCGCGGCGTCGCGCTGCTGGAGACCCTGTGTGACTCCGCCGCCGACTGGGCCGACGCACGCGGCGTCGCCGCCTACACCGTCCAGATCGCCGTCGACGACTACGCCGACGCGCTAGATCGGGCAAGCGTCGGTTCCGAGGGCGACAACCGCTGCTGA
- a CDS encoding METTL5 family protein, with amino-acid sequence MGKRALAERLHGLSGFRDPKIEFEQYSTPPDLAAHLLHLADLQGDVAGRTVLDLGTGTGMLALAAACRGPARVLGLERDADALEVARENERAVAPVTPVDWLRGDATRPPLADGSVSTVVMNPPFGARTGNEGADRAFLDAAADLCAVSYSIHNAGSQSFVESFVADRGGEVTHAFAATFDVPRLYDHHDRDREELDVELFRIAWD; translated from the coding sequence ATGGGCAAGCGGGCGCTGGCTGAACGACTCCACGGGCTCTCCGGGTTTCGTGACCCGAAGATCGAGTTCGAACAGTATTCGACGCCGCCGGATCTGGCGGCACACCTCCTTCACCTCGCGGACTTACAAGGCGACGTCGCCGGTCGGACGGTGCTCGACCTCGGCACCGGGACGGGGATGCTCGCACTCGCGGCGGCCTGTCGCGGGCCGGCCCGCGTCCTCGGCCTCGAACGCGACGCCGACGCACTCGAAGTCGCCCGCGAGAACGAGCGCGCGGTCGCTCCCGTCACGCCCGTCGACTGGCTCCGCGGGGACGCGACCCGGCCGCCGCTGGCCGACGGCTCGGTTTCGACGGTCGTGATGAACCCCCCCTTCGGCGCCCGAACCGGGAACGAAGGTGCCGACCGGGCCTTTCTCGACGCCGCGGCCGACCTCTGTGCGGTCTCGTACTCGATCCACAACGCCGGGAGCCAGTCGTTCGTCGAGTCCTTCGTCGCCGACCGGGGCGGCGAGGTGACCCACGCGTTCGCGGCCACCTTCGACGTGCCGCGGCTCTACGACCACCACGACCGTGACCGCGAGGAACTCGACGTGGAACTGTTCCGGATCGCGTGGGACTGA
- a CDS encoding 2Fe-2S iron-sulfur cluster-binding protein, giving the protein MTEHTVEFVGTGETIEVPETRPILQVCMEEGIAQEYSCRVGMCLACSAEIVEGEVEQTIVEQRALTEEEAEDYALTCMARPKSDLKLDRGSYPPSIEDTAADPDADAAAADDD; this is encoded by the coding sequence ATGACCGAGCACACCGTGGAGTTCGTCGGCACCGGGGAGACCATCGAAGTCCCCGAAACCCGGCCGATCCTGCAGGTCTGCATGGAGGAAGGGATCGCACAGGAGTACTCCTGTCGCGTCGGCATGTGTCTGGCTTGTTCGGCCGAGATCGTCGAGGGGGAGGTCGAACAGACCATCGTCGAGCAGCGTGCACTCACCGAGGAGGAAGCCGAGGACTACGCGCTGACCTGTATGGCCCGCCCGAAATCCGACCTCAAACTCGACCGCGGGAGCTACCCGCCGAGCATCGAGGACACCGCGGCCGATCCCGACGCCGACGCCGCCGCGGCGGACGACGACTGA